A single genomic interval of Spinacia oleracea cultivar Varoflay chromosome 6, BTI_SOV_V1, whole genome shotgun sequence harbors:
- the LOC110790586 gene encoding indole-3-acetic acid-amido synthetase GH3.3: MCIHQENGDTNNALQFIEDVTSRCNEVQSRVLAEILSQNSEVEYLKRYGLPKGCVDRETFKSKVPVAMYEDLKPDIQRVVNGDFSPILCARPFSQLFSSSGTSGGEPNLIPATDQEIPRRHQQYKVLLPLVSQCFQGLENGKVLSFLFIRDETKTQGGLMAVGCLTSYNKSLYDLGNTPCDPYNNFTGPKEAILCLDNFQSIYTQLLCGFYQRNEVVRVDAHFASTLVVVIHFLRDHYSELCDDISSGTLSTKISDTGLRAHMVEHVVKRPEPELAKLVYNACKGENWEGILKKIWPNIKYLDVIVTGSMAQYIPVLNHYSGGVPIVSLKYTCSEGAFGINLNPLCDPYEVSYTLIPNMAYFEFLPLNTSSSDNEQSLDNEQSSDQLVDLADVKVGHEYELVVTTYDGLYRLRVEDVLSPTGFYNSAPQFKFVRRNNVLLSVHAEKTTESELQNAMEKVYDVLQNFGTIRVVDYTSYADVKTIPGHYVIYCELSTTTSDATTKLGLDDVMEKCCLTIENSMSYVYRYYRVHNPAIGPLEIRVVKKGTFDKMRDFAISRGASLGQYKVPRCVKFIPLLELLNHGVISTHFSPSLPQCSL; encoded by the exons ATGTGCATTCATCAAGAAAATGGTGATACTAATAATGCTTTGCAATTTATTGAGGATGTTACGAGCAGATGTAACGAAGTGCAATCCCGAGTTTTGGCCGAGATCTTAAGCCAAAACTCGGAAGTAGAGTACCTGAAACGATATGGTTTACCTAAAGGGTGTGTCGATAGAGAGACGTTCAAGTCTAAGGTGCCAGTCGCCATGTATGAAGACTTGAAGCCAGATATCCAACGCGTTGTTAATGGTGATTTCTCTCCTATATTATGTGCTCGCCCTTTTTCTCAACTCTTTAGTAg TTCGGGAACTTCGGGAGGAGAGCCAAATCTGATACCAGCAACTGACCAGGAAATACCAAGGAGACATCAACAATACAAAGTTCTTTTGCCTCTTGTTAGCCA ATGTTTTCAAGGCTTAGAGAACGGAAAGGTATTGAGTTTCTTATTTATAAGAGATGAAACCAAGACACAAGGAGGACTTATGGCCGTTGGATGTTTAACTAGTTACAacaaaagtctttatgatcttGGAAACACACCTTGTGACCCTTACAACAACTTTACTGGTCCAAAAGAAGCCATACTTTGCCTAGACAATTTTCAATCAATCTATACACAACTCTTATGTGGCTTCTACCAACGCAACGAGGTCGTTCGTGTTGATGCACACTTTGCCTCGACTTTAGTCGTGGTCATCCACTTCCTCCGCGACCACTACTCTGAACTTTGCGACGATATCTCCTCCGGTACGTTGAGTACGAAGATCTCGGACACGGGCCTACGTGCTCATATGGTCGAGCACGTAGTGAAACGGCCCGAACCCGAGTTGGCTAAGTTGGTTTACAATGCTTGCAAAGGAGAGAATTGGGAGGGGATTTTGAAAAAGATTTGGCCTAATATTAAGTACTTGGATGTTATTGTCACGGGTTCCATGGCCCAATATATACCCGTTTTGAACCATTATAGTGGCGGTGTACCTATTGTGAGTCTTAAGTACACTTGTTCAGAAGGTGCTTTTGGTATCAATTTGAACCCTTTGTGTGACCCTTATGAGGTCTCTTACACCTTGATTCCAAATATGGCCTATTTTGAGTTCCTCCCCCTCAACACCTCGTCGTCGGACAATGAGCAGTCGTTGGACAATGAGCAGTCGTCCGATCAGCTCGTTGACTTGGCAGATGTCAAGGTCGGACACGAGTACGAGCTCGTGGTTACAACCTATGATGGTTTGTACAG GTTACGAGTTGAGGATGTTCTTAGCCCAACAGGATTCTACAACTCGGCCCCACAATTCAAGTTCGTGAGGAGAAACAATGTGCTACTAAGCGTACATGCTGAAAAGACGACCGAGTCCGAGTTGCAAAATGCAATGGAGAAAGTGTATGATGTGCTACAAAACTTTGGCACAATAAGAGTGGTGGACTACACTAGTTATGCAGATGTCAAGACGATTCCAGGTCACTATGTCATCTACTGTGAGCTATCTACTACTACCAGTGACGCGACAACTAAATTAGGGTTGGACGACGTCATGGAGAAATGTTGCTTGACCATAGAGAACTCCATGAGTTACGTGTACCGTTATTACCGGGTTCATAACCCAGCCATTGGCCCGCTCGAGATCCGAGTGGTGAAGAAGGGGACCTTTGACAAGATGAGAGATTTTGCAATTTCAAGAGGGGCATCTTTAGGACAATATAAGGTGCCAAGGTGTGTGAAATTCATACCTTTGCTTGAGTTGCTTAACCATGGAGTTATCTCAACTCATTTTAGCCCTTCCTTGCCCCAATGTAGTTTATGA